One window from the genome of Candidatus Dependentiae bacterium encodes:
- the rplU gene encoding 50S ribosomal protein L21 has translation MKQAGHQIPEKYAIFQTGGKQYQAVEGKTLGVEKLDGDAGAAVVFNDVLLVKQGDSYKIGAPFVAQATIKAEVVKQMRGPKIIIFKFKRRKKYRVKTGHRQPITVVRFMSIDA, from the coding sequence ATGAAACAAGCAGGACATCAAATTCCTGAAAAATATGCGATTTTTCAAACTGGCGGTAAACAGTACCAAGCGGTTGAAGGAAAAACGCTTGGGGTAGAAAAGTTGGACGGCGATGCCGGAGCAGCGGTTGTTTTTAACGATGTTTTGTTGGTAAAACAAGGCGATTCGTACAAAATCGGTGCGCCATTTGTTGCTCAAGCAACAATTAAGGCAGAAGTTGTAAAACAAATGCGTGGACCAAAGATTATCATCTTTAAGTTCAAAAGACGTAAAAAGTACCGTGTCAAAACCGGTCATCGTCAGCCCATTACCGTTGTGCGATTCATGTCGATCGACGCGTAA
- the ssb gene encoding single-stranded DNA-binding protein: MSSFNRVIMMGNLTRDPDMKNLASGQAVCRLSLASNRQFKNRQSGQTVQEVCFVDVDVWGAQAESCSKFLAKGRPVLVEGRLKLDTWEDSEGKKQSKHSIVADRVTFLNGNAQVESEEQESLGAMPQEVKMETISSLKSFAAKRSGSPVKANTGEISFKDEKAFDEELPF, translated from the coding sequence ATGTCGAGTTTTAATAGAGTTATCATGATGGGTAATTTGACCCGCGATCCAGATATGAAAAATTTGGCTTCAGGTCAGGCTGTGTGCCGTCTTTCATTGGCTTCAAATCGCCAATTTAAAAACAGACAAAGTGGACAAACCGTTCAAGAAGTTTGTTTTGTGGATGTTGACGTTTGGGGTGCACAGGCAGAATCGTGCTCAAAGTTTTTGGCAAAAGGTCGTCCAGTATTGGTTGAAGGTCGATTAAAGCTTGATACTTGGGAAGATTCAGAGGGCAAAAAACAAAGTAAACATTCGATTGTTGCAGATCGTGTGACGTTCTTGAACGGAAACGCTCAGGTAGAAAGCGAAGAGCAAGAATCTTTGGGTGCAATGCCTCAAGAAGTAAAAATGGAAACAATTAGTTCGCTTAAAAGTTTTGCAGCAAAGCGCTCTGGATCGCCGGTCAAGGCTAATACCGGTGAGATTAGCTTTAAAGACGAAAAAGCATTTGACGAGGAGTTGCCCTTTTAG